From the genome of Mustela lutreola isolate mMusLut2 chromosome 16, mMusLut2.pri, whole genome shotgun sequence, one region includes:
- the FLT3LG gene encoding fms-related tyrosine kinase 3 ligand isoform X3 has product MSRPCGTLDLPRIRGVLVQSKSTVALRSRIKAWFQSTPSSARPSSSWRLCPSPTSLPYTRSGHRHEGPLAEMIVLAPAGSPTTSLLLLLLLSPGLRGTPDCSFSHSPISSTFSATIHKLSDYLLQDYPVTVASNLQDDELCGAFWRLVLAQHWIGRLKAVAGTHMQILLENVNTEIHFVTLCAFQPLPSCLRFVQTNISHLLQDTSQQLAALKPWITRRNFSGCLELQCQPDSSTLLPPRSPGALEATALPAPQAPLLLLLLPLPVALLLMAAAWCLHWQRRRQRTAYPGEQRRTLRPSETSHLPQDTELELRGSQLETGPFLDSAAPLTLSPGWRQRQPTAPAPTIPICTKSLSPGNCI; this is encoded by the exons ATGTCCAGGCCCTGTGGTACTTTGGATCTGCCAAG GATCCGTGGGGTGCTGGTACAGAGTAAAAGCACAGTGGCTCTCAGGAGTAGGATAAAGGCCTG gtTCCAATCCACTCCGTCCAGTGCCCGGCCCTCCTCCTCCTGGCGCCTCTGTCCATCTCCGACCAGTCTTCCCTATACAAG ATCCGGCCATAGGCATGAGGGGCCTCTGGCCGAGATGATAGTGCTGGCGCCAGCCGGGAGCCCAACA AcctccctgctgctgctgctgctgctcagcCCTGGCCTCCGCGGGACCCCTGACTGCTCCTTCAGCCACAGCCCCATCTCCTCCACCTTCTCGGCCACCATCCACAAGCTG TCTGATTACCTGCTTCAGGACTATCCAGTCACCGTCGCCTCCAACCTGCAGGAC GACGAGCTCTGCGGGGCCTTCTGGCGCCTGGTCCTGGCCCAGCACTGGATAGGACGGCTCAAGGCTGTGGCCGGGACCCACATGCAAATTCTACTGGAGAACGTCAACACGGAAATACACTTTGTCACTTTATGTGCTTTCCAG cccctccccagctgtCTTCGCTTCGTCCAGACCAACATCTCCCACCTCCTGCAGGACACCTCCCAGCAGCTGGCAGCCTTGAAACCCTGGATCACCCGCAGGAATTTCTCTGGGTGTCTGGAGCTGCAGTGTCAGCCGG ACTCTTCCACACTGCTGCCCCCAAGGAGTCCCGGGGCCTTGGAGGCCACAGCCCTGCCAGCCCCTCAGGCCCCCCTGCTGCTGCTCTTGCTGCCGCTGCCCGTGGCTCTCCTGCTGATGGCTGCTGCCTGGTGCCTGCactggcagagaaggaggcagaggacagCCTACCCTGGGGAGCAG aggaggacactgaggcccagcgAGACGAGTCACCTGCCACAGGACACAGAGCTGGAACTCCGAGGAAGTCAGCTAGAGACTGGTCCCTTCCTCGACAGCGCTGCCCCGCTCACTCTCTCCCCAGGATGGAGGCAACGCCAGCCCACAGCCCCAGCCCCAACTATCCCCATCTGTACAAAGTCCTTGTCCCCAGGAAACTGTATATAA
- the FLT3LG gene encoding fms-related tyrosine kinase 3 ligand isoform X2 — protein MGVRSLGPWPGKGSEDRTSGFLEGEMSFHHNWGSRRKPEGVGGGNLATSRSQGRGGEVKGRVRKGLGCEGLRLPLLSPPRSGHRHEGPLAEMIVLAPAGSPTTSLLLLLLLSPGLRGTPDCSFSHSPISSTFSATIHKLSDYLLQDYPVTVASNLQDDELCGAFWRLVLAQHWIGRLKAVAGTHMQILLENVNTEIHFVTLCAFQDTSQQLAALKPWITRRNFSGCLELQCQPDSSTLLPPRSPGALEATALPAPQAPLLLLLLPLPVALLLMAAAWCLHWQRRRQRTAYPGEQRRTLRPSETSHLPQDTELELRGSQLETGPFLDSAAPLTLSPGWRQRQPTAPAPTIPICTKSLSPGNCI, from the exons atgggggtcAGGTCGCTGGGTCCCTGGCCTGGGAAGGGTTCCGAGGACCGGACGTCGGGGTTCTTAGAAGGGGAGATGAGTTTTCACCATAACTGGGGCTCACGCAGGAAGCCCGAGGGAGTAGGAGGCGGAAACTTAGCCACATCAAGGAGccaagggaggggtggggaggtgaagGGGCGGGtgaggaaggggctggggtgTGAGGGTCTGAGACTCCCTCTTCTGTCCCCTCCAAGATCCGGCCATAGGCATGAGGGGCCTCTGGCCGAGATGATAGTGCTGGCGCCAGCCGGGAGCCCAACA AcctccctgctgctgctgctgctgctcagcCCTGGCCTCCGCGGGACCCCTGACTGCTCCTTCAGCCACAGCCCCATCTCCTCCACCTTCTCGGCCACCATCCACAAGCTG TCTGATTACCTGCTTCAGGACTATCCAGTCACCGTCGCCTCCAACCTGCAGGAC GACGAGCTCTGCGGGGCCTTCTGGCGCCTGGTCCTGGCCCAGCACTGGATAGGACGGCTCAAGGCTGTGGCCGGGACCCACATGCAAATTCTACTGGAGAACGTCAACACGGAAATACACTTTGTCACTTTATGTGCTTTCCAG GACACCTCCCAGCAGCTGGCAGCCTTGAAACCCTGGATCACCCGCAGGAATTTCTCTGGGTGTCTGGAGCTGCAGTGTCAGCCGG ACTCTTCCACACTGCTGCCCCCAAGGAGTCCCGGGGCCTTGGAGGCCACAGCCCTGCCAGCCCCTCAGGCCCCCCTGCTGCTGCTCTTGCTGCCGCTGCCCGTGGCTCTCCTGCTGATGGCTGCTGCCTGGTGCCTGCactggcagagaaggaggcagaggacagCCTACCCTGGGGAGCAG aggaggacactgaggcccagcgAGACGAGTCACCTGCCACAGGACACAGAGCTGGAACTCCGAGGAAGTCAGCTAGAGACTGGTCCCTTCCTCGACAGCGCTGCCCCGCTCACTCTCTCCCCAGGATGGAGGCAACGCCAGCCCACAGCCCCAGCCCCAACTATCCCCATCTGTACAAAGTCCTTGTCCCCAGGAAACTGTATATAA
- the FLT3LG gene encoding fms-related tyrosine kinase 3 ligand isoform X1, which translates to MGVRSLGPWPGKGSEDRTSGFLEGEMSFHHNWGSRRKPEGVGGGNLATSRSQGRGGEVKGRVRKGLGCEGLRLPLLSPPRSGHRHEGPLAEMIVLAPAGSPTTSLLLLLLLSPGLRGTPDCSFSHSPISSTFSATIHKLSDYLLQDYPVTVASNLQDDELCGAFWRLVLAQHWIGRLKAVAGTHMQILLENVNTEIHFVTLCAFQPLPSCLRFVQTNISHLLQDTSQQLAALKPWITRRNFSGCLELQCQPDSSTLLPPRSPGALEATALPAPQAPLLLLLLPLPVALLLMAAAWCLHWQRRRQRTAYPGEQRRTLRPSETSHLPQDTELELRGSQLETGPFLDSAAPLTLSPGWRQRQPTAPAPTIPICTKSLSPGNCI; encoded by the exons atgggggtcAGGTCGCTGGGTCCCTGGCCTGGGAAGGGTTCCGAGGACCGGACGTCGGGGTTCTTAGAAGGGGAGATGAGTTTTCACCATAACTGGGGCTCACGCAGGAAGCCCGAGGGAGTAGGAGGCGGAAACTTAGCCACATCAAGGAGccaagggaggggtggggaggtgaagGGGCGGGtgaggaaggggctggggtgTGAGGGTCTGAGACTCCCTCTTCTGTCCCCTCCAAGATCCGGCCATAGGCATGAGGGGCCTCTGGCCGAGATGATAGTGCTGGCGCCAGCCGGGAGCCCAACA AcctccctgctgctgctgctgctgctcagcCCTGGCCTCCGCGGGACCCCTGACTGCTCCTTCAGCCACAGCCCCATCTCCTCCACCTTCTCGGCCACCATCCACAAGCTG TCTGATTACCTGCTTCAGGACTATCCAGTCACCGTCGCCTCCAACCTGCAGGAC GACGAGCTCTGCGGGGCCTTCTGGCGCCTGGTCCTGGCCCAGCACTGGATAGGACGGCTCAAGGCTGTGGCCGGGACCCACATGCAAATTCTACTGGAGAACGTCAACACGGAAATACACTTTGTCACTTTATGTGCTTTCCAG cccctccccagctgtCTTCGCTTCGTCCAGACCAACATCTCCCACCTCCTGCAGGACACCTCCCAGCAGCTGGCAGCCTTGAAACCCTGGATCACCCGCAGGAATTTCTCTGGGTGTCTGGAGCTGCAGTGTCAGCCGG ACTCTTCCACACTGCTGCCCCCAAGGAGTCCCGGGGCCTTGGAGGCCACAGCCCTGCCAGCCCCTCAGGCCCCCCTGCTGCTGCTCTTGCTGCCGCTGCCCGTGGCTCTCCTGCTGATGGCTGCTGCCTGGTGCCTGCactggcagagaaggaggcagaggacagCCTACCCTGGGGAGCAG aggaggacactgaggcccagcgAGACGAGTCACCTGCCACAGGACACAGAGCTGGAACTCCGAGGAAGTCAGCTAGAGACTGGTCCCTTCCTCGACAGCGCTGCCCCGCTCACTCTCTCCCCAGGATGGAGGCAACGCCAGCCCACAGCCCCAGCCCCAACTATCCCCATCTGTACAAAGTCCTTGTCCCCAGGAAACTGTATATAA
- the FLT3LG gene encoding fms-related tyrosine kinase 3 ligand isoform X5 — protein MHGTSLLLLLLLSPGLRGTPDCSFSHSPISSTFSATIHKLSDYLLQDYPVTVASNLQDDELCGAFWRLVLAQHWIGRLKAVAGTHMQILLENVNTEIHFVTLCAFQPLPSCLRFVQTNISHLLQDTSQQLAALKPWITRRNFSGCLELQCQPDSSTLLPPRSPGALEATALPAPQAPLLLLLLPLPVALLLMAAAWCLHWQRRRQRTAYPGEQRRTLRPSETSHLPQDTELELRGSQLETGPFLDSAAPLTLSPGWRQRQPTAPAPTIPICTKSLSPGNCI, from the exons ATGCACGGG AcctccctgctgctgctgctgctgctcagcCCTGGCCTCCGCGGGACCCCTGACTGCTCCTTCAGCCACAGCCCCATCTCCTCCACCTTCTCGGCCACCATCCACAAGCTG TCTGATTACCTGCTTCAGGACTATCCAGTCACCGTCGCCTCCAACCTGCAGGAC GACGAGCTCTGCGGGGCCTTCTGGCGCCTGGTCCTGGCCCAGCACTGGATAGGACGGCTCAAGGCTGTGGCCGGGACCCACATGCAAATTCTACTGGAGAACGTCAACACGGAAATACACTTTGTCACTTTATGTGCTTTCCAG cccctccccagctgtCTTCGCTTCGTCCAGACCAACATCTCCCACCTCCTGCAGGACACCTCCCAGCAGCTGGCAGCCTTGAAACCCTGGATCACCCGCAGGAATTTCTCTGGGTGTCTGGAGCTGCAGTGTCAGCCGG ACTCTTCCACACTGCTGCCCCCAAGGAGTCCCGGGGCCTTGGAGGCCACAGCCCTGCCAGCCCCTCAGGCCCCCCTGCTGCTGCTCTTGCTGCCGCTGCCCGTGGCTCTCCTGCTGATGGCTGCTGCCTGGTGCCTGCactggcagagaaggaggcagaggacagCCTACCCTGGGGAGCAG aggaggacactgaggcccagcgAGACGAGTCACCTGCCACAGGACACAGAGCTGGAACTCCGAGGAAGTCAGCTAGAGACTGGTCCCTTCCTCGACAGCGCTGCCCCGCTCACTCTCTCCCCAGGATGGAGGCAACGCCAGCCCACAGCCCCAGCCCCAACTATCCCCATCTGTACAAAGTCCTTGTCCCCAGGAAACTGTATATAA
- the FLT3LG gene encoding fms-related tyrosine kinase 3 ligand isoform X4 yields the protein MIVLAPAGSPTTSLLLLLLLSPGLRGTPDCSFSHSPISSTFSATIHKLSDYLLQDYPVTVASNLQDDELCGAFWRLVLAQHWIGRLKAVAGTHMQILLENVNTEIHFVTLCAFQPLPSCLRFVQTNISHLLQDTSQQLAALKPWITRRNFSGCLELQCQPDSSTLLPPRSPGALEATALPAPQAPLLLLLLPLPVALLLMAAAWCLHWQRRRQRTAYPGEQRRTLRPSETSHLPQDTELELRGSQLETGPFLDSAAPLTLSPGWRQRQPTAPAPTIPICTKSLSPGNCI from the exons ATGATAGTGCTGGCGCCAGCCGGGAGCCCAACA AcctccctgctgctgctgctgctgctcagcCCTGGCCTCCGCGGGACCCCTGACTGCTCCTTCAGCCACAGCCCCATCTCCTCCACCTTCTCGGCCACCATCCACAAGCTG TCTGATTACCTGCTTCAGGACTATCCAGTCACCGTCGCCTCCAACCTGCAGGAC GACGAGCTCTGCGGGGCCTTCTGGCGCCTGGTCCTGGCCCAGCACTGGATAGGACGGCTCAAGGCTGTGGCCGGGACCCACATGCAAATTCTACTGGAGAACGTCAACACGGAAATACACTTTGTCACTTTATGTGCTTTCCAG cccctccccagctgtCTTCGCTTCGTCCAGACCAACATCTCCCACCTCCTGCAGGACACCTCCCAGCAGCTGGCAGCCTTGAAACCCTGGATCACCCGCAGGAATTTCTCTGGGTGTCTGGAGCTGCAGTGTCAGCCGG ACTCTTCCACACTGCTGCCCCCAAGGAGTCCCGGGGCCTTGGAGGCCACAGCCCTGCCAGCCCCTCAGGCCCCCCTGCTGCTGCTCTTGCTGCCGCTGCCCGTGGCTCTCCTGCTGATGGCTGCTGCCTGGTGCCTGCactggcagagaaggaggcagaggacagCCTACCCTGGGGAGCAG aggaggacactgaggcccagcgAGACGAGTCACCTGCCACAGGACACAGAGCTGGAACTCCGAGGAAGTCAGCTAGAGACTGGTCCCTTCCTCGACAGCGCTGCCCCGCTCACTCTCTCCCCAGGATGGAGGCAACGCCAGCCCACAGCCCCAGCCCCAACTATCCCCATCTGTACAAAGTCCTTGTCCCCAGGAAACTGTATATAA